The Labilibaculum sp. sequence AACCTGAACAAGGAGAACTTAGAGCAAATGAGCTTCGGGACGAGTTAACCACAATGATCGCCAATCACAACTTAGAAATATTAGAAGGCAATAAAGTAATTGAGGTGAAAAGCGGTGGAATTAACAAGGGAATTGCCGCGATGCAATTTCTTAAAAACCAAAATTTTGATTTCGTAATGGCTGTTGGAGATGATTGGACTGATGAATACATGTTCCGTGAACTTCCTGAATCATCACATACCATAAAAGTTGGACTTAAGAATACAGCGGCAAAATACAAAGTTGAATCTGTTGCTTCGGTTCGAAAACTACTTTCGGAATTCATTAAATAATTAGAAGCTAATAGCAGGCGGTAAATTCTCAATTTACCGCCTTTTTTAGCTTTTCATGTATCTTAAAAGAGCATTATCACACAAAAAATCAACGAATACTATTCCTGTTCTTTAAAATTCGTATAATTTTGCAACGAAATAAAATGAAATTCCCTAATTTCGCACGAACCAAGATTTTTAATAATGCTACACAAACAGTTCGATTATTTAGTAATCGGAAGTGGACTGGCTGGTTTATATTCAGCCTACTATGCTTCCCGCTTTGGGAAAGTTGCCATTTTAACAAAATCGAAGATTGATGTTAGCAATTCTTACTACGCACAAGGAGGCATTGCTGCTGTTACCGATCCTGAAGATTTTCCTCAATATCATTTAGAAGATACTTTAACCGCAGGTCGTGGTTTGTGTGACCTTATTCCTGTGGAAATTCTCGTTAACGAGGGGCCGGATCGTATTCAGGATATAATCGATTTGGGCATGCAATTCGATAAAGAGAACGGCAAACTGGCTTTGGGACTTGAAGGAGGGCATCACCGAAGGCGGATTCTTCATGCCGGTGGTGATTCAACAGGAAAAGAAATGACTCTTTTTTTGATTAAACAGGTAGTGAATAATCCCAATATAGAAATATTTGAAAACCATATGGTTTTTGAATTGCTTGTTGAAAATAAAATTTGTGCCGGAGCAAAAAGCTACAATATCACCAACAATACCAATCTCCTAATTGAAGCTAAGAATACAATTCTTGCTTCGGGCGGAGCTTCTGCTGTCTATCAAAGAACAACAAACCCGCACACTACAGTTGGCGATGGAATCAACCTGGCTTATAAGGCCGGTGCTACAGTAGCGGATATGGAATTCATTCAGTTTCATCCCAGTTCGTTTTATTCTAAGGAAGGATATACATTTCTGATTAGCGAAGCTGTTCGTGGTGAAGGTGCTCATCTTATAAATTCAAAAGGAGAACGGTTTATGTCGGCAATTCATCCTTTGGCCGAATTAGCTCCCCGAGATATCGTTGCCCGGTCCATTTTCAATCAGATGAAACAAAGTCAAAGCAATCATGTGATTCTTAGCCTTAAACATCTTGATGGAGAGAAAATAAAAAATCGGTTCCCGTCTATTAATAAAAATTGCGAATCTTCAGGCGTTGATATGACTCAGGAAATTCCAATTGCTCCTGCGGCGCATTATATGGTTGGAGGAATTAAAACCGGAATACACGCTGAAACCAATATATCGCGACTGTATGCCTGTGGGGAAATAGCTTCATCAGGAGTTATGGGCGCCAACAGACTTGCTTCAAACTCATTGCTTGAGTGTTTGGTTTTTGGTAAGAGAGCTATCGATCATGCCAGAAAAACTTCTTTGGTTAAAGATTCTTTTCCGTTGAATCAAACCCGGATGCATGTCAATACAAAACTCGAACAATCATTTCTAAATCACAGCAATGAAATTGCAAATGAGATGAATTTGAAGGCTGGAATCGTGCGAAACCAAAAAGAATTGACAGAAGTTATTTCACTTTTAGAATCGATCGAAAATAGTTTCCCTTTCGAAAATTATGAATATTACAGCGTTCGTTTGCAAAATATTATTCGGGTATGTAAATTACTCTCAACGGCTGCTTTATCCAGACAAGAGAGTCGCGGTGGCCATTTCAGAGAAGATTTCCCGAAAGAAAAATCAAGATTCCTTACTCACTCAATTCAACAAATCAATAAAGAAATTTATTTTGTTCCTGTAGATCGCCGATCTCAAGATTAAATTATCACATATGAAAGAATCAGGATTTAATGTTCAGGAAATTGAACTCATCATTAATCATGCTTTTCAAGAAGACATAGGAAGTGGTGATATTACCACAAATAATATAGTACCCGAGAATACTTTAGCCACAGCAAGTATGACTGCTAAAGCTGATGGGATAATAGCAGGTTTGGATATTGCCGAAATGGTATTTCGAAAGTTGGATGCAAATCTAAAATGGAATCCTCAATTTAAAGATGGTGAGCGGGTATCAAAAGGTGATGTTATTCTGGAAATAAATGGAACATTCAGGGCTCTTTTAACCGGTGAAAGACTAGCCTTGAATTTACTGCAAAGAATGTCGGGAATTGCTACCGAAACAGCTAAATACGTTGCCGAGACAAAAGGCACAAAGGTGAAGATATTGGATACCAGAAAAACAGTTCCCGGGCTACGGACATTTGATAAATATGCAGTTAAAATGGGCGGAGGAACCAATCATCGCATTGGTTTATATGATATGGTAATGATTAAAGACAATCACATTAAGGTTGCCGGCAGCATTGCCTCCGCTGTTGAACAGGTTCGCAAAGCCATTCCTTCGGATATTAAAGTGGAGGTAGAAACAACAAACTTAGATGAAGTTAAAGAAGCTGTTACTGCAGGCGCAGATATCATCATGCTCGATAATATGAGTAATGAATTAATGAAAGAAGCTGTTGACTTTATTGATGGCAGAGCTTTGGTTGAAGCATCGGGAAATATGAATTTAAGCAGGATTGCCGGAGTTGCTAAAACCGGTGTTGACTTTATTTCAATTGGTGCTCTTACCCATTCTGTAACTGCATTAGATATCAGTCAAAACATTGTTCTTTAATTTCCATAAAAAAAATAGTAAAGGGAAAAATATTCAAAATTAAACTCAAAACAATTTGATGGCATCTTTGTTTCGCATGCAAATACTGTAGCTGAAAGAAACAAAAACCATCTATATTATGAATTTGGGTGTGAATATTTTTTCCTGTAAAAAAAAACAATTCATTTTACTTACGAATTGCCGCTGTAGCATCAACCATCAATTCCGAATTCGTCTTAAGAACTTATTCTCAATCATCCCAATTTGTTTCCGGATCAATAACTGAATTGCGCCGAAAACACTCTCACAAGGCACTTATAGACAAATAATTAAACACACACAAATTACTGCGTGTATTTTAAATAAATCCATTTATCATCAAAAAAATAGTGGAAGTTACTTAGGTAGTAATCAAAATATTTGTCCAATTCAAAACACTTTTTTACAAAAAAAAACGAAAAGATATAATATATTCCATCAATAATTTATCAAAATAATAATACTATTATTTCAGCCAATATTAATTAGAATAATATTACTATATTTCGGCTCATTATTAGACAATTATGAATAAACAATACCACAAAAAACCTCAACTAAACAATTAAAACAATCCGATTTAATAATAGCATCCAAACTTAAGATCCAAAACCACAATGCAATTTCCCCTACCACTTGTTTTGCTTTTTTATATTTCGTTCTCCAACACTCTATTTGCAAATAGGGTTTCAGATGACGTAAAGAATCAGGATAGTATTAAGATAGAACGATATCTAACCAAATCAAGAACGTACTATACGGTAAAAACTGATAGTGCAATCTATTTTGCAAATAAAGCGTTACAACTATCCCTGAAAAATAATAACCATAAATTGATCATCGATTCCCAAATTGAATGTTTTTACAATTATTCTGTGAACAGAGATCTGGTACATGCAAAAGAAGCTCTTGATGAAGCTAAATTTATAGCTTATATACTGAATGATTCTTTAAATATTTGTAGAGT is a genomic window containing:
- the nadC gene encoding carboxylating nicotinate-nucleotide diphosphorylase: MKESGFNVQEIELIINHAFQEDIGSGDITTNNIVPENTLATASMTAKADGIIAGLDIAEMVFRKLDANLKWNPQFKDGERVSKGDVILEINGTFRALLTGERLALNLLQRMSGIATETAKYVAETKGTKVKILDTRKTVPGLRTFDKYAVKMGGGTNHRIGLYDMVMIKDNHIKVAGSIASAVEQVRKAIPSDIKVEVETTNLDEVKEAVTAGADIIMLDNMSNELMKEAVDFIDGRALVEASGNMNLSRIAGVAKTGVDFISIGALTHSVTALDISQNIVL
- the nadB gene encoding L-aspartate oxidase; this encodes MLHKQFDYLVIGSGLAGLYSAYYASRFGKVAILTKSKIDVSNSYYAQGGIAAVTDPEDFPQYHLEDTLTAGRGLCDLIPVEILVNEGPDRIQDIIDLGMQFDKENGKLALGLEGGHHRRRILHAGGDSTGKEMTLFLIKQVVNNPNIEIFENHMVFELLVENKICAGAKSYNITNNTNLLIEAKNTILASGGASAVYQRTTNPHTTVGDGINLAYKAGATVADMEFIQFHPSSFYSKEGYTFLISEAVRGEGAHLINSKGERFMSAIHPLAELAPRDIVARSIFNQMKQSQSNHVILSLKHLDGEKIKNRFPSINKNCESSGVDMTQEIPIAPAAHYMVGGIKTGIHAETNISRLYACGEIASSGVMGANRLASNSLLECLVFGKRAIDHARKTSLVKDSFPLNQTRMHVNTKLEQSFLNHSNEIANEMNLKAGIVRNQKELTEVISLLESIENSFPFENYEYYSVRLQNIIRVCKLLSTAALSRQESRGGHFREDFPKEKSRFLTHSIQQINKEIYFVPVDRRSQD